A genomic region of Palaemon carinicauda isolate YSFRI2023 chromosome 22, ASM3689809v2, whole genome shotgun sequence contains the following coding sequences:
- the LOC137616051 gene encoding KRAB-A domain-containing protein 2-like: protein MQAMKQELKLLWPDFVTVHGKPRHPQSQGSVERANCDIKDMLVAWLSDNNTTDWTVGLKFVQFQKNSSYHSGIRRSPFAALFGSDAKVGLTTSAFPHDVIHRLQSEDDLLAVITEETTSDEPPAVEPVTAKPPAAEPVTAEPPTVEPVLSYQTRFRESV from the exons atgcaggcgatgaagcaag AACTTAAACTGCTTTGGCCTGATTTCGTAACGGTTCATGGAAAACCTAGACATCCTCAGAGCCAGGGGTCAGTTGAACGAGCAaactgtgatattaaagatatgttggtagcctggttgagtgataataatacaacagactggacagttggtttaaaatttgtgCAGTTTCAAAAAAACTCTAGCTACCATTCTGGCATTAGAAGGTCACCATTTGCTGCATTGTTTGGATCCGATGCAAAAGTAGGACTGACAACTTCAGCTTTTCCACATGATGTAATTCACCGTCTCCAAAGTGAGGACGATTTGCTGGCAGTAATTACGGAAGAAACAACTTCagatgaaccacctgctgtcgaaccagttactgctaaaccacctgctgccgaaccagttactgctgaaccacctacTGTTGAACcagttctttcataccaaacacgattcagggaatctgtataa